The Celeribacter marinus genome window below encodes:
- a CDS encoding cobyrinate a,c-diamide synthase, whose amino-acid sequence MSRGVLIAAPASGSGKTTVTLGLLRALKRRGHTVRSAKSGPDYIDPRFHEAASGAPCVTLDAWAMTTERLAALAHGPEDLMVIEGAMGLFDGAPHARDPTQDGKGACADLAKMFDIPVILVVDASRMAQSAAAMVAGFAGHDARVRIAGVILNKVGSLRHAAMLTRALAPLSIPVLGALPRDASLATPSRHLGLVQAGERSDLNAFLDRAADAIEASVDIDALLASASAFHSLTSGPRTPPPAQSIAVASDAAFAFAYPHLLSDWRAQGADITTFSPLADEPAPPSDLIYLPGGYPELHAGKLAANHRFLQSLREAAARRRVYGECGGYMVLGDGLIDKDGVRHRMAGLLPLETSFETRKLHLGYRSATVMHGPFAGSWSAHEFHYATTLKAEGTPLLTASDAEGTDLGPQGLLHGAVSGSFVHLIDRT is encoded by the coding sequence ATGAGCCGCGGAGTTTTGATCGCCGCACCTGCGTCCGGTTCGGGCAAAACCACCGTCACCCTTGGTCTGTTGCGGGCCTTGAAACGGCGCGGGCACACCGTGCGGTCCGCCAAATCCGGTCCAGATTATATTGATCCGCGCTTTCACGAGGCGGCCAGTGGCGCGCCATGTGTGACCCTTGATGCATGGGCGATGACGACCGAGCGGCTCGCGGCACTCGCCCATGGTCCCGAAGATCTGATGGTCATCGAGGGCGCAATGGGCCTGTTTGACGGCGCGCCCCACGCCAGGGATCCCACGCAAGACGGCAAAGGCGCATGCGCCGATCTTGCCAAAATGTTTGATATTCCCGTGATCCTCGTTGTGGATGCCTCTCGTATGGCACAGTCGGCGGCGGCGATGGTCGCCGGATTTGCGGGCCATGACGCGCGCGTGCGCATTGCGGGCGTGATCCTCAACAAAGTGGGCAGTCTGCGCCACGCGGCGATGCTGACCCGCGCGCTCGCGCCGCTGTCCATTCCGGTCCTTGGCGCCCTGCCGCGTGATGCCAGCCTTGCCACGCCATCACGCCATCTCGGGTTGGTCCAAGCCGGTGAGAGATCCGATCTAAACGCCTTTTTGGATCGCGCGGCGGACGCCATCGAGGCGAGTGTGGATATCGACGCCCTTTTGGCCAGTGCCAGTGCGTTTCACAGCCTCACCTCGGGCCCGCGCACACCGCCACCTGCGCAAAGCATCGCGGTGGCAAGCGATGCGGCCTTTGCCTTTGCCTATCCGCATCTATTGTCCGACTGGCGTGCACAAGGTGCAGATATCACAACGTTTTCTCCACTTGCGGACGAACCGGCACCCCCGAGTGATTTGATTTACTTGCCGGGTGGCTATCCCGAATTGCACGCGGGCAAACTGGCCGCGAACCACCGTTTTTTACAATCCTTGCGCGAAGCCGCAGCACGGCGGCGCGTTTACGGTGAATGTGGTGGCTACATGGTTCTGGGTGACGGGTTGATCGACAAAGACGGTGTGCGCCACCGAATGGCGGGGCTTTTACCCCTTGAGACATCATTCGAGACGCGCAAGTTGCACTTGGGATACCGCAGCGCCACCGTGATGCATGGCCCTTTTGCCGGCTCATGGAGCGCGCATGAATTTCACTACGCGACTACGCTCAAAGCCGAAGGGACACCGCTTTTGACGGCCTCGGACGCCGAAGGCACGGATTTAGGCCCACAAGGCTTGCTTCACGGGGCTGTGAGCGGCTCATTTGTACACCTTATCGACCGCACATAA
- a CDS encoding MFS transporter produces MSDSQPASQPDTHSHILPHVARRNVYILVAAQAFLGAQMSMIFIIAGLAGQSLASNLCFATLPITAVVLGSMLSATPLSWIMQRFGRRVGFWIGTSAGAVGASIGAIALLQQNFWLFVVGGLFTGLYQSSQGFFRFAATDTADDAFKPKAISWVMAGGLASAIIGPQLVKATSQAMVVPFLGSYLAVIAINLIGSGLFLFLKIPKPPVAKHGEHLGRSTMALLRTPRVAVAIIVAMVSYALMNLVMTSTPLAVVGCGFEQNMAADIVSAHVLAMFVPSFFTGTLIARFGVQKIMAAGLIILGLAGIVGMAGVNVENFFVALVLLGIGWNFGFIGATAMLASAHEPSERGRIQGVNDLLVFGGVTVASLASGGLMNCSGGSAQDGWNAVNLAMIPFLTLAGAALIWLWMQPKEA; encoded by the coding sequence ATGTCCGACTCTCAGCCCGCCTCTCAGCCCGATACGCACTCTCACATTTTGCCCCATGTCGCGCGCCGCAATGTCTATATCCTTGTGGCGGCTCAGGCATTCTTGGGAGCGCAGATGTCGATGATCTTTATCATTGCAGGGCTTGCGGGTCAGTCGTTGGCGTCGAACCTGTGCTTTGCCACATTGCCCATTACTGCCGTTGTTCTCGGGTCGATGCTGTCGGCCACACCGCTGTCGTGGATCATGCAGCGGTTCGGGCGGCGCGTTGGGTTTTGGATTGGAACATCGGCGGGGGCCGTGGGCGCATCTATTGGCGCTATCGCCTTGTTACAACAGAATTTTTGGCTATTTGTTGTCGGCGGCCTGTTCACGGGCCTGTATCAGTCGAGCCAAGGGTTCTTTCGCTTTGCCGCCACCGATACCGCCGATGACGCCTTTAAACCGAAAGCCATTTCATGGGTCATGGCGGGCGGTCTGGCCTCGGCCATCATTGGCCCGCAATTGGTCAAAGCAACATCCCAAGCCATGGTCGTCCCGTTCCTTGGCAGCTATCTCGCCGTTATCGCAATCAACCTGATCGGTTCAGGCCTTTTCCTCTTTCTCAAAATCCCAAAACCGCCCGTGGCCAAACACGGAGAACACCTTGGCCGCTCGACCATGGCGTTGTTGCGCACACCGCGCGTGGCCGTGGCGATCATTGTGGCAATGGTGTCTTACGCGCTGATGAACCTTGTGATGACCTCGACGCCTCTGGCGGTCGTCGGCTGCGGGTTTGAGCAAAACATGGCGGCCGATATCGTGTCGGCGCACGTCCTTGCGATGTTTGTCCCCTCGTTTTTCACCGGCACCCTGATTGCGCGGTTCGGCGTGCAAAAAATCATGGCGGCGGGTCTTATCATCCTTGGTCTTGCGGGCATTGTCGGCATGGCGGGCGTCAACGTCGAGAACTTCTTTGTCGCTCTCGTGTTGCTTGGCATTGGCTGGAACTTTGGCTTTATCGGAGCAACCGCCATGTTGGCCTCGGCCCATGAGCCCTCCGAGCGCGGCCGTATCCAAGGGGTCAATGACTTGTTGGTCTTTGGCGGCGTAACCGTGGCCTCGCTGGCCTCGGGCGGTTTGATGAACTGTTCGGGCGGATCAGCACAAGACGGATGGAACGCCGTCAACCTTGCGATGATTCCGTTTCTCACGCTTGCGGGTGCGGCTCTCATCTGGCTTTGGATGCAGCCAAAAGAGGCCTAA